The Desulfonatronum lacustre DSM 10312 region GACGCGCTCAAGGACTTGACGGACATCAGCACCGGACCACTCAAAATACTTGAAGAGAACTACGACGATATTACCGACGGCATCGACCGTAAAATCGAATTCGAACAGCGTCGCATCACCCGCATGGAGCGGGACTTACGCGCGCGCTTCGCTCGCTTGGAAACCTTGCTCGGCTATTACGATCAGCTCGGTGTCTCCATAAGGTCGCAGCTCGGGCAGTTGAGTTCGGATACGAAGTAAGCCGGCGACACCGAGTGTCGCCTTGGTGTTCAGTCGCAAGTCCGACCTTCAAGATCGGGAGAAGAATATGTATAATGCCGCGAAAGCCTACCTCCAAACTCAAGTCACCACGACCAACCCCGGAGACGTCGTCGTGTTGCTTTATGGAGGGGCGATTAATTTCTTGAACCAGGCCAAGCAGAAAATGAAAGAACGGGATATGGAGCAAAAGGGGCTGCTGATTTCCAAAGCGTTGGACATCATCGGCGAACTCGAAGCCAGTTTGAACACCCAAAAAGGCGGCGAACTGGGAGAGAATCTGCACAAGCTCTATTTCTACTGCAACACGCGGTTGCTGATGGCCAATCTCAAACTGGATCCCAAGCTCATCGACGAGGTGATCACCATTCTTTCCGGTTTGAAATCCGCGTTCGAGGAGATCAAAAACCAGAATCCGACTACGTTTTCCTCGACCACCTCCACCATGACCGCTTCCCCTTCGGGGTTCGCCGCTCAGGAGATGAACACGCCGAGCACGACCATGCGGTACGCCAGGAACGCCTACAAGTAATCAACCGTGCGCGCCGCCGGGGGCGGCTTCAGGCTTGCTTGCTTCTCTCCTCGGGACGGGCTAGGAATGGACGAAGTTGTTGAACGTTTGTCCCCGAGGAAACACCATGGAAATCACCTGTCCCCAGTGCGGCTTCGCCAGGACCGTTCCGGACGAAAAAATCCCGGAACGGGCGGAGATCGCCACCTGCCCGAAGTGCAAACACAAATTTCAATTCCGTACAGCGGGTGATCCCTTCCCGCCTCCTCCCCTTCTTGCGGCCCCCCCGCTCGACAAGCCTGACTCCCACCAATCCCAAACAGAATCAGCCCGAACCGAGTCGGAAAGAGCTCCTGGAGGCGATTTTGCCCAGCGAGCGGCACGGACCGACCACACCGAAACAGCGCGGCCCGAAAAAGCACCATCCGAAAAGGCAGCCCCTTCCGACAACGGCGATTTCTGGGACAGTCTCGCTTCCATGGGCACGCCTCACCAGGAAGCCCAAGATACGGAGCAGCCCGAAGAGGTCACCAAGGGCGGCGAGATCGAGGTGCCTTGGGAGCGGCTGGACATTTACGGCTTTTTTCCCGGCATCTGGGAGACCATCAAGCGGGCTATGCTCCGGCCCGCGGCGTTTTTTCAGGCCATGCCCGTGGGCTCCGGCCAGATCAAGCCATTAATTTTTTACCTGCTGGTCGCCGAGTTTCAGATCGTTTTGCAGATGCTTTGGGATATGACCGGTATGACATCGAGCATGACCGGGGAAGGTGAGGCCATGGGGTTCAGCGCCGTGATGCTGCTGGTGGGCTACCCGATCATCCTGACCATGCTGCTGTACGTCATGGCCGTGCTGGTTCATGCCTGCCTCAATATGGTCGGGGGAGCAACGCGAGGGTTCGAGGGAACATTCCGCGCCCTGACCTACGGCAGCGCTCCAATGGTATTGACGCTGATTCCTTTCGTCGGCCCCTTGGTGGGAGCGATCTGGTCCCTGGTCGTCACCTTTTTGGGTTATAAATACATTCATCGGACGACAACGGCCAAGGTCCTCCTGGCCATGTTGCTCCCCTTGATTCCGTTCATTCTTCTGCTGGCCATCGTCATGAGCATGGCGCAACGCAGCGGGGCACCGGTTTTCTGACCACGTTGCAACCGAGACAACGGAGAAATTGTCGACATGCTCTCTTGGCTGAAACAAATCTGGACAAATTACCGGGATTCCCAAGAAGTCTCCAAGCAAACCAAACCAGAGGCGTTATTGGACCTTTCGCGGG contains the following coding sequences:
- a CDS encoding YIP1 family protein, which produces MGTPHQEAQDTEQPEEVTKGGEIEVPWERLDIYGFFPGIWETIKRAMLRPAAFFQAMPVGSGQIKPLIFYLLVAEFQIVLQMLWDMTGMTSSMTGEGEAMGFSAVMLLVGYPIILTMLLYVMAVLVHACLNMVGGATRGFEGTFRALTYGSAPMVLTLIPFVGPLVGAIWSLVVTFLGYKYIHRTTTAKVLLAMLLPLIPFILLLAIVMSMAQRSGAPVF
- the fliS gene encoding flagellar export chaperone FliS, producing MYNAAKAYLQTQVTTTNPGDVVVLLYGGAINFLNQAKQKMKERDMEQKGLLISKALDIIGELEASLNTQKGGELGENLHKLYFYCNTRLLMANLKLDPKLIDEVITILSGLKSAFEEIKNQNPTTFSSTTSTMTASPSGFAAQEMNTPSTTMRYARNAYK